The Lampris incognitus isolate fLamInc1 chromosome 17, fLamInc1.hap2, whole genome shotgun sequence genome contains a region encoding:
- the cdc42ep1a gene encoding cdc42 effector protein 1, which translates to MNLQRKLSGLVSPSRGKRRFKGDLTTEMISPPLGDFRHTMHVGRGGDVFGDTSFLSNYGGIANGGASEPEPSASPDNKIGAFFSRTFRQVRKGSDNRPREGSKDLFRSVPAISPIIKNAVSFHRLDTDMPDGSPAVLFPSAPSSPEGTKGSYGLESGFVTLPRLSRSERQQPSISISNTCSPDVHPTLTTDANDTILSSCSAPVMTSDPYFATMTRTTAHSDSLPSLTSLDTFTFDLGPSLMSEVLGLIDSPDSQSGEPGHTWGEGEEAGSACGLTNEGSEMDSATISYVDSLLREDCESRKSPYGVEWEEDEARATVEANGAGQPLRGVAPDVVMGSPSRERGEREVGGRMDSDRFQNATDVLARHYGMGRHLKGQVDAAESDVMFISQAKKKTSYSYTDEDEEIKV; encoded by the exons ATGAACCTGCAGAGAAAACTGTCAGGCCTGGTCTCCCCGTCGCGCGGCAAGCGCCGGTTTAAAGGTGACCTCACCACGGAGATGATCAGCCCACCTCTGGGGGACTTCCGCCACACCATGCACGTGGGCCGCGGTGGCGACGTCTTCGGAGACACCTCCTTCCTCAGCAACTATGGCGGGATAGCCAACGGCGGCGCCAGTGAGCCAGAACCCAGTGCCAGCCCCGACAACAAGATCGGGGCCTTTTTCTCCAGGACCTTCCGCCAAGTGAGGAAGGGCTCCGACAACCGGCCCCGGGAAGGATCCAAGGATCTGTTCCGATCTGTGCCGGCCATTTCTCCCATCATCAAGAACGCCGTTTCCTTCCACCGGCTGGATACCGACATGCCAGACGGGAGTCCCGCCGTGCTCTTCCCCAGTGCTCCCAGTTCACCGGAGGGGACCAAAGGCTCTTATG GTTTGGAGTCTGGTTTCGTCACGCTGCCTCGTCTCTCCCGCTCTGAACGTCAGCAgccctccatctccatctccaacACCTGTTCCCCTGACGTCCACCCCACCCTGACGACCGATGCCAACGACACCATCTTGTCTTCGTGTTCCGCTCCGGTCATGACCTCTGACCCCTACTTCGCCACAATGACGAGGACGACGGCCCACTCCGACTCCctaccctccctcacctctctggACACCTTCACCTTTGACCTCGGACCCTCCCTAATGAGTGAAGTGCTTGGCCTGATTGACAGCCCCGATAGCCAGTCGGGGGAACCGGGCCATACCTGGGGGGAGGGCGAGGAGGCGGGATCAGCGTGCGGGTTAACCAACGAGGGCTCGGAGATGGACTCCGCCACAATCTCGTACGTGGATTCTCTGCTGAGGGAGGACTGTGAGAGTAGGAAGAGTCCATACGGAGTCGAATGGGAAGAGGATGAGGCCAGGGCGACCGTGGAGGCGAACGGAGCCGGGCAACCTTTGAGAGGGGTCGCCCCCGATGTGGTGATGGGGTCGCCCagccgagagagaggagagcgagaggtcGGAGGTCGGATGGACAGCGACAGGTTCCAGAACGCGACGGACGTTCTTGCCCGACACTACGGCATGGGCAGACACCTAAAGGGGCAGGTGGACGCTGCAGAGTCGGACGTGATGTTCATCAGCCAGGCGAAGAAGAAGACGTCCTACAGCTACACCGACGAGGACGAGGAAATCAAAGTCTGA